One segment of Arthrobacter sp. MMS18-M83 DNA contains the following:
- a CDS encoding glycerol-3-phosphate dehydrogenase/oxidase, producing MSSVADGSQRDDASAGALSPQARARSIEVLKGTTEPGQELDILIVGGGVVGAGAALDAVTRGLSVGIVEARDWASGTSSRSSKLIHGGLRYLEMLDFALVQEALKERGLLIQQIAPHLVRPVPFLYPLTRRFWERPYVGAGIFLYDTLGLTSGHSRGVPMHKHLFRRGTLRAAPSLKSDAFVGSIRYYDAQVDDARLVVNVVRTAAHYGAHAVNRMRVVSFVREGERVVGAKVENQEDGSIIEVRAKQVVNATGVWTDETQAMVTDRGQLKVRASKGIHLVVPRDRFQSTVGLILRTEKSVLFVIPWGRHWIIGTTDTDWKLDKAHPAASTKDIDYVLEHVNRVLKRPLTREDVEGVYAGLRPLLAGESDSTAKLSREHVVAHPVPGLVVVAGGKFTTYRVMAKDAVDEATRAMDERVPASCTDTIPLLGAEGFKAAWNRRGRTADEVGIHVARVEHLLNRYGSMTPEVLAVIKDNPAMAEPLPGADDYLAAEVAYATTHEGARHVHDVLTRRTRISIESWDRGVSAVPVVAKLMGEILGWSDAQRESEIKHYLARVEAERLSQQQPDDESADAARMGVDDIVPLR from the coding sequence ATGAGCAGTGTTGCAGATGGTTCGCAGAGGGATGATGCATCAGCCGGTGCATTGAGTCCGCAGGCGCGGGCCAGATCCATCGAAGTCCTGAAGGGCACCACGGAGCCCGGCCAGGAACTCGACATCCTGATCGTCGGCGGAGGAGTAGTCGGGGCCGGGGCTGCCCTGGACGCAGTGACCCGCGGGTTGTCTGTGGGCATCGTCGAGGCCCGGGACTGGGCTTCAGGCACGTCGTCGAGGTCCTCGAAGCTGATTCACGGCGGGCTGCGCTACCTGGAAATGCTTGACTTTGCCCTGGTCCAGGAGGCGCTCAAGGAACGCGGGTTGCTGATCCAACAAATCGCGCCGCACCTTGTCCGGCCGGTCCCGTTCCTGTATCCGTTGACCCGGCGCTTTTGGGAACGGCCCTACGTGGGCGCCGGCATCTTCCTCTACGACACACTTGGCCTCACCTCAGGCCACAGCCGTGGCGTCCCGATGCACAAACACCTCTTCCGGCGTGGAACACTGCGGGCAGCCCCCAGCCTCAAGAGCGATGCGTTCGTCGGCTCCATCCGGTACTACGATGCGCAGGTTGACGACGCCAGGCTGGTGGTCAACGTCGTCCGTACCGCGGCACACTACGGAGCCCATGCCGTGAACAGGATGCGCGTGGTGTCGTTCGTACGCGAAGGCGAACGCGTAGTGGGCGCGAAAGTGGAAAACCAGGAAGACGGCAGCATCATCGAAGTCCGCGCCAAGCAAGTGGTCAATGCTACGGGGGTCTGGACGGACGAGACCCAGGCAATGGTGACGGATCGCGGCCAGCTCAAGGTCCGTGCTTCCAAGGGCATCCACCTCGTGGTTCCGCGCGACCGCTTCCAGTCCACCGTCGGATTGATCCTGAGGACCGAGAAGTCCGTGCTGTTCGTCATCCCCTGGGGCAGGCATTGGATCATCGGCACAACGGACACCGACTGGAAGCTGGACAAGGCGCACCCTGCCGCGTCCACCAAGGACATCGACTATGTTCTGGAGCACGTCAACCGCGTCTTGAAACGGCCCCTGACGAGGGAGGACGTCGAGGGCGTGTATGCAGGCCTTCGTCCACTGTTGGCCGGGGAGAGTGATTCCACCGCCAAACTTTCCCGCGAACACGTCGTGGCACACCCCGTTCCAGGGCTTGTGGTGGTTGCTGGCGGCAAATTCACAACATACCGGGTCATGGCCAAGGATGCGGTCGACGAAGCAACCCGGGCGATGGACGAGCGTGTTCCTGCGAGCTGCACGGATACCATCCCGCTGCTGGGCGCCGAGGGATTCAAGGCCGCATGGAACCGCCGGGGGAGAACCGCGGATGAGGTTGGAATCCACGTCGCCAGGGTGGAACATTTGCTCAACCGCTACGGTTCGATGACTCCGGAGGTCCTGGCTGTCATCAAGGACAACCCGGCCATGGCTGAGCCGCTTCCCGGTGCCGACGACTACCTGGCGGCAGAAGTCGCATACGCCACGACCCACGAAGGCGCCCGTCACGTCCACGATGTCCTGACTCGCCGCACCCGCATCTCGATAGAGTCGTGGGACAGAGGTGTTTCCGCGGTCCCTGTTGTCGCTAAGCTGATGGGAGAAATTCTTGGCTGGAGCGACGCGCAGCGGGAAAGCGAAATCAAGCACTACCTGGCCCGGGTGGAAGCTGAACGGCTCAGCCAACAGCAGCCCGACGACGAATCGGCCGATGCTGCGCGCATGGGCGTCGATGACATCGTTCCCCTGCGCTGA
- a CDS encoding PTS sugar transporter subunit IIA → MAEPLDPYDAELTTPETVILEMEAVDKTDAAGQLAERLFAAGRITDLEGFLEHVNSREHQLATGLPGGIGLPHARSEFVSRVSIAVGVTKFGHSLDFGASDGPATLVLLIATPASSFSDHLEVLATLARSLSKESFRESLRRAHDPEVIAELINSSLVFFDH, encoded by the coding sequence TTGGCGGAACCACTGGACCCGTATGATGCCGAACTGACGACGCCGGAGACCGTCATCCTGGAGATGGAAGCGGTCGACAAGACAGACGCCGCAGGCCAGCTCGCGGAACGGCTCTTTGCCGCCGGGCGTATCACGGACCTCGAGGGCTTCCTCGAACACGTCAACTCCCGGGAACACCAGCTTGCTACCGGGCTACCTGGCGGCATTGGCCTACCGCATGCCCGCAGTGAGTTTGTCTCCCGAGTCTCCATCGCTGTTGGTGTCACGAAGTTCGGACACTCATTGGACTTCGGTGCCAGCGACGGTCCGGCCACCCTGGTCCTGCTGATCGCCACACCGGCCAGTTCATTCTCGGACCACCTGGAAGTCCTCGCGACCTTGGCGCGGTCGCTGTCCAAAGAATCATTCCGGGAATCCCTCCGGCGAGCCCACGATCCAGAGGTCATCGCCGAACTGATCAACTCAAGCCTGGTGTTCTTCGACCACTGA
- a CDS encoding SURF1 family protein, producing the protein MLKTALKPRWIAGLVFALLLSGVFVLLSQWQFGRSTQSDVPVDPSAEQVRPLTGVLQPGTFFPGSVSDQMVSAKGSYDPAKQVLVEGRLLAGQKGYWVVTAFAVDGAPVLHGVGASPKTWIPVARGWVAEPAQASPPPSGTIELTGRLLPSEAPVPNVDAGTGRASAVSVAELINTWEISSYPGFVAATSEASAGKTLALPAELKPLNIPAQPPNQQINWLNLFYSVEWVVFAGFALYIWWRMVADDYRRTLEEEEPNDEFPSDDLPAITKPEQVKP; encoded by the coding sequence GTGTTGAAAACCGCTCTGAAGCCCCGCTGGATCGCAGGACTTGTCTTCGCGCTCCTGCTCTCCGGGGTGTTCGTGCTGCTCAGCCAGTGGCAGTTCGGCAGATCCACCCAGAGTGACGTGCCAGTTGATCCCTCCGCGGAGCAAGTCAGGCCCCTCACCGGAGTCCTGCAGCCCGGTACCTTCTTTCCTGGGTCCGTGTCGGATCAAATGGTCAGTGCTAAAGGCAGCTACGACCCCGCCAAGCAGGTCCTTGTGGAGGGCCGTCTGCTGGCTGGGCAAAAAGGATACTGGGTGGTAACCGCATTTGCGGTCGATGGTGCGCCCGTTCTCCACGGCGTTGGCGCTTCGCCGAAGACCTGGATCCCCGTGGCGCGCGGTTGGGTCGCCGAGCCCGCCCAAGCCAGCCCGCCGCCGTCGGGCACTATTGAATTGACCGGACGCCTCCTGCCGTCCGAGGCGCCAGTGCCAAACGTCGACGCCGGAACGGGCCGCGCGTCCGCGGTTTCGGTCGCGGAACTCATCAACACGTGGGAAATTTCGAGCTATCCGGGCTTCGTGGCCGCGACGTCGGAAGCCTCGGCAGGCAAGACCCTCGCGCTTCCGGCGGAGCTGAAGCCCCTGAATATCCCGGCCCAGCCGCCCAACCAACAGATCAACTGGCTCAACCTTTTCTACTCCGTGGAATGGGTGGTCTTTGCAGGATTCGCCCTCTACATCTGGTGGCGCATGGTGGCCGACGACTACCGGCGTACCCTCGAAGAGGAAGAGCCCAACGACGAATTCCCATCAGACGATTTGCCGGCAATTACGAAGCCAGAACAGGTAAAGCCATGA
- a CDS encoding DUF3817 domain-containing protein, whose product MIEPKPAIQPEQSGDSGPKPATAKKRRFGGTTAQIRSALKFYKVMAYLTGTMLLLLCAELVARYVFGVYLFAGGTNAITGQPFGFGFADAESKAVLGGVNVSVTVLIVHGWMYVVYLISDFRLWSLMRWPFTKLILLALGGVVPLMSFIVEKKFHSEVEAELVANPQASKRY is encoded by the coding sequence ATGATTGAACCCAAACCGGCCATCCAGCCCGAACAGTCCGGAGACTCCGGCCCGAAGCCAGCCACGGCCAAGAAGCGCCGCTTCGGTGGAACCACGGCCCAGATCCGCTCGGCCCTGAAGTTCTACAAGGTCATGGCTTACCTCACCGGCACCATGCTCTTGCTCCTGTGCGCCGAGCTCGTGGCTCGTTATGTGTTCGGCGTGTACCTTTTTGCCGGGGGGACCAACGCCATCACCGGGCAGCCCTTCGGCTTCGGATTCGCTGACGCGGAGTCGAAGGCGGTCCTCGGCGGCGTCAACGTCTCCGTGACGGTACTGATCGTCCACGGCTGGATGTACGTGGTTTACCTCATCTCGGACTTCCGTCTGTGGTCCCTCATGCGCTGGCCGTTCACGAAGCTCATCCTCCTTGCCTTGGGTGGGGTCGTTCCGCTCATGTCCTTCATTGTGGAGAAGAAGTTCCACTCGGAGGTAGAAGCGGAACTGGTCGCCAACCCGCAGGCATCCAAGCGGTACTGA